A window from Puniceicoccales bacterium encodes these proteins:
- the ppdK gene encoding pyruvate, phosphate dikinase yields the protein MASKNYIFEFGIKTDGDASMKNILGGKGANLAEMAKIGLPVPPGFTIPTEICTEYYSNGKKLPDQLWPHVLSAIKSVEEQQNKLFGDKANPLLFSVRSGARESMPGMMDTILNLGLNDETVEGLASNTNNRRFALDCYRRFIQMYGDVVMGVHAQDEHSRDPFEIIIDNIKNEAKVSDDTQLSEENLIDLINKYKSLIRNTTGKEFPQDIHDQLQGAIGAVFESWYNERAVIYRRKYNIPAEWGTAVNVQSMVFGNMGDDCATGVAFTRNPATGEKVFYGEYLINAQGEDVVAGIRTPRPIADFEQDMPVVFEQLVKVCHTLEDHFKDMQDFEFTVQQNKLYMLQTRNGKRTGMAAVRIAVEMVGENRITQEIAIARIPAESVSSLLVPVFDPNGKKSVKKIAQGLPAGPGAASGKIYFSAKMAEEAHRNGEKVVLCRIETSPEDIRGMLASEGILTSRGGVSSHAALVARQMGKVCVCGAGMLNMDYSTKTISVDGITLKEGEYLSIDGTTGEVFVGQVTTIPSEVNRVLAGTMQAEESYIFRLFDTVMNWSDQHRKLDIRTNADTPEQAAMAVALGAKGIGLCRTEHMFFQGDRIDFMREMILADCIEDRQRALDKLQPLQRGDFEGIFRAMKGFPVTIRLLDPPLHEFLPNTEDAQAALAKKLNISEEKVRSRVQALHELNPMLGHRGCRLGVTYPEITTMQATAIFEAASNVIKEGNFVNPEIMVPLVAYKEELDSQVILIHQAAKTVMQKTGLEIKYTVGTMIELPRAALLANKIAETAEFFSFGTNDLTQTALGMSRDDSGTFLPGYIEQEIVKVNPFASIDTEGVGQLVQIACERGRVTRPNIKIGICGEHGGDPASIAFWHHIGLAYTSCSPNRVPIARIAAAQANLAKNEKK from the coding sequence ATGGCTTCAAAAAATTATATATTTGAGTTCGGAATCAAAACTGATGGTGATGCCTCCATGAAAAATATTCTAGGCGGGAAAGGTGCTAATCTGGCCGAAATGGCTAAGATCGGTCTGCCAGTACCTCCAGGATTTACCATCCCTACGGAAATCTGCACCGAGTATTATTCCAATGGCAAAAAATTGCCAGATCAGCTATGGCCCCATGTCTTATCGGCTATAAAAAGTGTAGAGGAACAACAGAATAAACTATTCGGAGATAAAGCCAATCCATTGCTGTTTTCTGTCAGGTCTGGTGCGAGAGAATCCATGCCAGGAATGATGGATACCATTCTAAACCTTGGCCTAAATGACGAAACCGTCGAAGGTCTTGCCAGCAATACCAATAATCGAAGGTTTGCCCTGGATTGCTACCGAAGATTCATTCAAATGTATGGCGACGTGGTTATGGGAGTTCATGCCCAGGATGAACATTCCCGAGATCCATTTGAAATCATAATAGATAATATAAAAAATGAGGCAAAGGTTTCCGATGATACCCAACTATCCGAAGAAAATTTGATCGACCTAATAAATAAATATAAATCATTAATTCGCAATACCACTGGCAAAGAATTTCCCCAGGATATTCATGACCAACTCCAGGGCGCCATCGGAGCCGTATTCGAATCATGGTACAATGAACGAGCTGTAATTTATAGAAGAAAGTATAACATTCCTGCCGAATGGGGAACGGCAGTAAATGTGCAATCCATGGTGTTTGGCAATATGGGTGATGATTGCGCCACCGGCGTGGCCTTTACAAGAAATCCAGCCACCGGTGAAAAGGTTTTTTATGGCGAATATCTGATAAATGCCCAGGGCGAAGATGTGGTAGCCGGCATAAGGACACCTCGACCCATCGCTGATTTCGAACAGGATATGCCCGTCGTATTCGAACAATTGGTAAAAGTATGCCACACTCTGGAAGATCACTTCAAGGATATGCAGGATTTCGAGTTCACCGTCCAACAAAATAAATTATACATGCTGCAAACCCGTAACGGGAAAAGGACCGGCATGGCTGCTGTCCGAATTGCCGTAGAAATGGTCGGGGAAAACAGAATAACTCAGGAAATCGCCATTGCTCGCATCCCTGCGGAGTCGGTCTCTTCTCTGCTGGTACCGGTTTTCGATCCCAATGGAAAGAAGTCTGTCAAGAAAATAGCTCAGGGTCTACCTGCCGGGCCAGGTGCCGCTTCGGGCAAAATATATTTCTCCGCAAAGATGGCCGAAGAAGCCCACAGAAATGGTGAAAAAGTTGTGCTCTGCCGCATCGAAACCTCTCCCGAAGATATAAGAGGAATGTTGGCTTCGGAAGGTATCTTAACCAGCCGCGGCGGAGTTAGTTCCCATGCAGCATTGGTGGCTAGACAGATGGGAAAAGTGTGTGTTTGTGGCGCCGGTATGCTGAATATGGATTACTCAACAAAAACAATTTCCGTTGACGGCATCACTCTAAAGGAAGGCGAATATCTATCCATCGACGGCACCACCGGAGAAGTATTTGTTGGCCAGGTTACCACCATACCTTCCGAAGTAAACCGAGTACTAGCCGGAACCATGCAGGCCGAAGAGAGCTATATATTTAGACTATTCGACACCGTTATGAATTGGTCTGACCAGCATCGCAAATTGGACATCCGCACCAATGCAGACACACCGGAACAAGCAGCCATGGCCGTGGCATTGGGAGCGAAAGGCATAGGGCTTTGCAGAACCGAACACATGTTCTTTCAGGGCGATCGCATCGATTTCATGAGAGAAATGATCCTTGCGGACTGCATTGAAGATCGACAACGGGCCCTGGATAAGCTGCAACCACTACAACGCGGTGATTTCGAAGGTATTTTTAGAGCAATGAAGGGTTTCCCTGTAACCATACGTCTACTGGATCCACCACTACATGAATTTCTACCAAATACCGAAGATGCTCAGGCTGCATTGGCAAAAAAACTCAATATTTCCGAAGAAAAAGTTCGGAGCCGAGTCCAAGCTTTACATGAACTGAATCCCATGCTTGGCCACCGAGGATGTCGCCTAGGAGTAACCTACCCGGAAATAACGACCATGCAGGCAACGGCCATCTTCGAAGCCGCTTCAAATGTCATCAAAGAAGGTAATTTCGTAAATCCTGAGATAATGGTTCCGTTGGTCGCCTATAAAGAAGAACTCGATTCCCAGGTAATACTAATTCATCAGGCCGCCAAAACGGTGATGCAAAAAACTGGCCTGGAAATAAAATATACCGTAGGCACAATGATAGAGCTACCACGAGCAGCGCTTCTTGCCAATAAAATAGCCGAAACAGCTGAATTTTTTAGCTTTGGTACCAATGATTTGACACAGACTGCTTTGGGGATGAGTCGTGATGATTCCGGCACATTTTTACCAGGATATATCGAACAGGAAATCGTAAAAGTAAATCCCTTCGCTTCGATAGACACCGAAGGAGTTGGTCAATTAGTCCAGATTGCCTGTGAGCGGGGCCGAGTCACCAGACCTAATATTAAAATTGGTATCTGTGGAGAACATGGTGGAGATCCAGCATCCATCGCATTTTGGCATCACATCGGCCTGGCCTATACCAGCTGTTCGCCAAATCGAGTGCCCATTGCCAGGATTGCTGCAGCCCAGGCAAATCTTGCTAAAAATGAAAAGAAATAA
- a CDS encoding class I fructose-bisphosphate aldolase yields the protein MNRHIKDFIDGDKQKLVEHTCKTIKKSDLHLPGPDYIDRILVHSDRSTIVLNNLARILNSGRLAGTGYTSILPVDQGIEHSAGASFAPNPLYFDPENIVKLAIEGGCNAVASTLGVLGLLSRKYAHKIPFVVKLNHNELLTYPNKHDQIYFASIDQAYNMGATAVGATIYFGSNEATRQIQETTKAFEHAHEHGLATILWCYLRNSAFSTKDNDYHTSADLTGQANHLGVTIEADIIKQKLPTNNGGFKILKFGKTHDDVYDKLTSDNPIDLTRYQVANCYMGKIGLINSGGASGQNDFNEAVMTAIINKRAGGSGLICGRKAFQRPMRDGVELLNTIQDVYLEESITIA from the coding sequence ATGAACAGGCATATTAAAGATTTTATAGATGGCGATAAACAAAAATTAGTTGAGCACACATGCAAAACTATCAAAAAATCCGACCTACATCTGCCTGGGCCGGATTATATTGATAGAATTCTTGTTCATTCAGATCGATCTACCATAGTTTTAAACAATCTGGCTAGAATTTTAAATTCCGGAAGACTAGCCGGGACTGGTTATACTTCCATTCTTCCGGTGGATCAAGGCATAGAACATTCGGCTGGAGCAAGTTTTGCACCAAATCCTCTGTATTTTGACCCAGAGAATATAGTCAAATTAGCCATCGAAGGCGGTTGCAATGCCGTGGCATCCACCCTGGGAGTCCTAGGATTATTGAGCAGAAAATACGCCCATAAAATCCCGTTTGTCGTAAAACTTAATCATAACGAACTACTGACCTATCCTAACAAACATGATCAAATATATTTTGCCAGCATTGATCAGGCTTATAATATGGGAGCCACTGCCGTAGGAGCTACCATATACTTTGGCTCGAATGAAGCCACCAGGCAAATCCAAGAAACCACCAAAGCCTTCGAACATGCCCATGAGCATGGCCTAGCCACAATTCTATGGTGCTATCTAAGGAATTCCGCCTTTTCTACCAAAGACAATGACTATCACACTTCAGCAGATTTGACCGGCCAGGCTAATCATTTGGGCGTAACCATTGAGGCTGATATAATAAAACAAAAACTTCCGACCAATAATGGAGGATTTAAAATCTTGAAATTTGGAAAAACCCATGATGACGTATACGATAAATTGACCAGCGATAATCCCATAGACTTAACCCGCTATCAGGTTGCCAATTGTTATATGGGTAAGATTGGACTGATAAACTCCGGCGGTGCCTCTGGTCAAAATGATTTTAATGAGGCTGTTATGACAGCAATAATAAATAAAAGAGCCGGTGGCTCTGGTTTAATCTGTGGGAGAAAAGCATTTCAGCGTCCCATGCGCGACGGAGTTGAATTGCTCAATACAATCCAGGACGTATATTTAGAAGAATCCATAACAATTGCATAA